One Phaseolus vulgaris cultivar G19833 chromosome 4, P. vulgaris v2.0, whole genome shotgun sequence DNA window includes the following coding sequences:
- the LOC137837146 gene encoding probable carboxylesterase 11 has protein sequence MQTPESLILPAMPTVAVKLYSVFFKFLLKNRLQNRIQAPPEESNLFGVTTRPDEAVAAANPSFSDGVATKDIHIDPLTSLSVRIFLPDSALSPEPKTKPISKSEPGSGVRLETASSRAVRRNSYDPLVFTPREETRRSSLGEYRGYSPSVDGCRKKLPVVLQFHGGGWVSGSNDSVANDLFCRRIAKVCDAVVVAVGYRLAPENRFPAAFEDGLKVLNWLAKQANLAECSKSLGGRKLEGHHKHIVDSFGASMVEPWLAAHGNPSRCVLLGASCGANIADYVSRKAVEAGKLLDPVKVVAQVLMYPFFIGSVPTHSEIKLANSYFYDKAMCMLAWKLFLPEGEFSLDHPAANPLIPGQGPPLKLRPPTLTVVAEHDWMRDRAIAYSEELRKVNVDAPVYEYKDAVHEFATLDILIKSPQAQVCAEDIAIWVKKYISLRGHEFSY, from the exons ATGCAAACCCCTGAGTCTTTAATTTTACCAGCGATGCCGACCGTGGCCGTGAAACTCTACAGCGTCTTCTTTAAGTTTCTCCTAAAGAACCGTTTGCAGAACCGGATCCAAGCCCCGCCCGAAGAATCCAACCTGTTCGGTGTTACGACCCGACCCGACGAAGCCGTCGCCGCCGCCAACCCTTCCTTCTCCGACGGCGTCGCCACCAAAGACATCCACATCGATCCCCTGACCTCCCTCTCCGTCCGAATCTTTCTTCCGGATTCCGCACTGTCGCCCGAACCCAAGACCAAACCTATCTCGAAATCGGAACCTGGATCCGGGGTGAGACTCGAAACGGCGTCGTCGCGCGCGGTGAGGCGCAACAGCTACGACCCCTTGGTGTTTACGCCGCGGGAGGAGACGCGGCGGAGCAGTCTCGGAGAGTACCGGGGGTACTCGCCGTCGGTGGATGGTTGCCGGAAAAAGTTGCCGGTGGTGTTACAGTTCCACGGTGGGGGATGGGTGAGCGGGAGCAATGATTCGGTGGCGAACGATTTGTTCTGCCGGAGGATCGCGAAGGTCTGCGACGCGGTGGTGGTGGCGGTCGGGTATCGGTTGGCGCCGGAGAATCGGTTCCCGGCGGCGTTTGAGGACGGGTTGAAGGTGCTGAATTGGCTGGCGAAGCAGGCGAATTTGGCGGAGTGTAGTAAGTCGTTGGGAGGGAGGAAATTGGAGGGTCATCACAAGCATattgttgattcttttggagCCTCAATGGTTGAGCCTTGGTTAGCTGCTCATGGAAATCCATCAAG ATGTGTACTTCTTGGTGCGAGTTGTGGTGCAAATATTGCAGACTATGTGTCTCGGAAAGCTGTAGAAGCAGGTAAACTTCTGGACCCTGTCAAGGTGGTGGCACAGGTCCTGATGTATCCATTTTTTATTGGAAGTGTGCCCACTCATTCTGAAATAAAGTTGGCAAACTCTTACTTTTATGACAAGGCCATGTGTATGCTAGCATGGAAACTATTTCTACCTGAGGGGGAGTTTAGCCTAGACCATCCAGCTGCCAATCCCCTTATCCCAGGCCAGGGTCCTCCTTTAAAGCTGAGACCTCCAACATTGACAGTGGTGGCAGAACACGACTGGATGAGAGACCGTGCCATTGCATATTCAGAGGAGCTTAGGAAGGTGAATGTTGATGCACCTGTTTATGAGTATAAAGATGCAGTCCATGAGTTTGCAACACTTGACATACTTATCAAAAGCCCTCAGGCCCAGGTTTGTGCTGAGGACATTGCCATCTGGGTCAAGAAATATATTTCCCTTCGAGGTCACGAGTTCTCATATTGA
- the LOC137836414 gene encoding glyceraldehyde-3-phosphate dehydrogenase, cytosolic-like, with the protein MAPKIKIGINGFGRIGRLVARVALQRDDVELVAVNDPFITTDYMTYMFKYDTVHGQFKNCEIKMKDSKTLLFGSSSVTVFGIRNPEEIPWGEAGADFVVESTGVFTDKDKAAAHLKGGAKKVIISAPSKDAPMFVVGVNEKEYKSDITIVSNASCTTNCLAPLAKVINDKFGIVEGLMSTVHSMTATQKTVDGPSMKDWRGGRAASCNIIPSSTGAAKAVGKVLPSLNNKLTGMSFRVPTVDVSVVDLTVRLEKGASYDEIKAAMKEASEGSMKGILGYTEDDVVSTDFIGDNRSSIFDAKAGISLNNNFVKLVSWYDNEWGYSTRVVDLIRHMASV; encoded by the exons ATGGCTCCAAAGATCAAGATTGGCATCAATG GATTTGGAAGAATTGGTCGTTTGGTTGCAAGGGTTGCCCTACAAAGAGATGATGTAGAACTTGTTGCTGTTAATGATCCTTTCATCACAACTGATTATATg ACTTACATGTTCAAATATGACACTGTTCATGGACAATTCAAGAACTGTGAGATTAAGATGAAGGATAGTAAAACCCTTCTCTTTGGTAGTAGCTCTGTCACTGTGTTTGGAATCAG GAACCCAGAGGAAATTCCATGGGGTGAGGCTGGAGCTGATTTTGTTGTTGAATCCACTGGAGTTTTCACTGATAAAGACAAAGCAGCTGCTCACTTGAAG GGAGGTGCAAAGAAGGTTATTATTTCTGCACCAAGCAAGGATGCTCCAATGTTTGTTGTTGGTGTCAATGAAAAAGAATACAAGTCTGACATTACTATTGTTTCCAATGCTAGTTGTACTACCAATTGTCTTGCTCCACTTGCAAAG GTTATTAATGATAAATTTGGAATTGTTGAAGGCCTCATGAGCACAGTTCATTCCATGACTG CCACTCAAAAAACTGTTGATGGACCATCAATGAAGGATTGGAGAGGTGGTAGAGCTGCTTCTTGCAACATCATTCCTAGCAGTACTGGAGCTGCTAAG GCTGTTGGTAAGGTGTTGCCATCCCTTAATAATAAGTTGACAGGAATGTCTTTCAGAGTTCCAACTGTAGATGTTTCAGTTGTTGACTTGACTGTTAGACTTGAGAAGGGAGCTAGTTATGATGAAATAAAAGCTGCCATGAA GGAAGCATCTGAGGGAAGTATGAAGGGAATTCTTGGATACACAGAAGATGATGTTGTGTCTACTGATTTTATTGGTGACAACAG GTCAAGCATTTTTGATGCAAAGGCTGGAATTTCATTGAACAACAATTTTGTGAAACTTGTCTCTTGGTATGATAATGAATGGGGCTACAG caCACGTGTGGTTGACTTGATTCGACACATGGCCTCAGTGTAA
- the LOC137838240 gene encoding uncharacterized protein produces the protein MGEVDDPSQDLSSPYHVSSSDNPSFLIVPIILEGPNYHHWSRSFQMSLISKNKIGFIDGTIEAPNRTKSLFPTWQRANMLVVSWILKAVSQSITQSIICMDNAFDIWNDLKERFSQGDIIRISDIQEMISSFKEVCSLVTQQERQIFGDQSKAMIATSKGGYKNNVTTYGRGVGYGRGSNGRGYTSKICSHCGRTEHTIDTCYKKHGFPPHFKFKNQNHDQSHTNAVFQNTNFNNNEQNHEGSKS, from the exons ATGGGTGAAGTTGATGATCCCTCACAAGATCTTAgttcaccttaccatgttagttcatCAGATAATCCTTCCTTTCTTATTGTCCCTATTATTCTTGAGGGACCAAATTATCATCATTGGTCTCGCTCGTTTCAAATGAGCCTAATTTCAAAGAACAAAATAGGTTTCATTGATGGAACTATAGAAGCTCCTAATCGTACCAAATCATTGTTTCCAACATGGCAGAGAGCCAATATGTTGGTTGTTTCGTGGATTCTCAAGGCTGTTTCTCAATCCATCACACAAAGCATCATCTGTATGGACAATGCCTTTGACATATGGAATGATTTAAAGGAAAGGTTCTCACAAGGAGATATTATTCGTATTTCTGATATCCAGGAGatgatttcttcttttaaagAAG TTTGCTCTCTTGTTACACAACAAGAGAGGCAAATATTTGGTGATCAATCCAAGGCAATGATTGCTACTAGCAAAGGAGGTTATAAAAACAATGTTACAACCTATGGCAGAGGTGTTGGATACGGAAGAGGAAGCAATGGAAGAGGatatacttccaaaatttgtAGTCATTGTGGAAGGACAGAgcataccattgatacatgctataaaaagcatggctttccacctcatttcaagtttaaaaatcaaaatcatgatCAGAGTCATACTAATgcagtttttcagaatacaaatttcaataataatgagcagaatcatgaaggttcaaagtcataa
- the LOC137836415 gene encoding glyceraldehyde-3-phosphate dehydrogenase, cytosolic-like → MGQKIKIGINGFGRIGRLVARVVLQRDDVELVAVNDPFITTDYMAYMFKYDTVHGQFKNCELKIKDDKTLLFGTSSVNVFGARNPEEIPWGQAGAEFIVESTGVFTDQDKAAAHLKGGAKKVVISAPSKDAPMFVVGVNEKEYKSDINIVSNASCTTNCLAPLAKVIHDKFGIVEGLMSTVHSMTATQKTVDGPSMKDWRGGRAASCNIIPSSTGAAKAVGKVLPSLNNKLTGMSFRVPTVDVSVVDLTVRLEKGASYDEIKAAMKEASEGSLKGILGYTEDDVVSTDFVGDNRSSIFDAKAGISLNNNFVKLVSWYDNEWGYSTRVVDLIRHMASVK, encoded by the exons ATGGGGCAGAAAATAAAGATTGGCATCAATG GATTTGGAAGGATTGGTCGTTTGGTGGCTAGGGTTGTCCTACAAAGAGATGATGTAGAACTTGTTGCTGTTAATGACCCTTTCATCACAACTGATTACATG GCTTACATGTTCAAGTATGATACTGTTCATGGTCAATTCAAAAACTGTGAGCTTAAGATTAAGGACGATAAAACCCTTCTCTTTGGAACTAGTTCTGTCAATGTGTTTGGTGCAag gAACCCAGAGGAAATTCCATGGGGTCAAGCTGGAGCTGAATTTATTGTTGAGTCCACTGGAGTTTTCACTGATCAAGACAAAGCTGCTGCCCACTTGAAG GGAGGTGCAAAGAAGGTTGTTATTTCTGCACCAAGCAAGGATGCTCCAATGTTTGTTGTTGGTGTCAATGAAAAAGAATACAAGTCTGACATTAATATTGTTTCCAATGCTAGTTGCACTACCAATTGTCTTGCTCCACTTGCAAAG GTTATTCATGATAAATTTGGAATTGTTGAAGGCCTCATGAGCACAGTTCATTCCATGACTg CCACTCAAAAAACTGTTGATGGACCATCAATGAAGGATTGGAGAGGTGGTAGAGCTGCTTCTTGCAACATCATTCCTAGCAGTACTGGAGCTGCTAAG GCTGTTGGTAAGGTGTTGCCATCCCTTAATAATAAGTTGACAGGAATGTCTTTCAGAGTTCCAACTGTAGATGTTTCAGTTGTTGACTTGACTGTTAGACTTGAAAAAGGAGCTAGTTATGATGAGATTAAAGCTGCGATGAA GGAAGCATCCGAAGGAAGTTTGAAGGGAATTCTTGGATACACAGAAGATGATGTTGTGTCTACTGATTTTGTTGGTGACAATAG GTCAAGCATTTTTGATGCAAAAGCTGGAATTTCATTGAACAATAACTTTGTGAAACTTGTCTCTTGGTATGACAATGAATGGGGCTATAG CACACGTGTGGTTGACTTGATTCGACACATGGCCTCAGTAAAGTGA